The window ACTCGCAGCACACCCTGCATTCCCTCGCAGCCTGACCTTTACAGAAAGACCGCACCATGACTTCGCATCTGGACAAACGCAGCGCGCGCCGCCGCACCCTGGGAATGATGTTCGCCGCCGCCGTTGCGGGCGCCTTGCCCGGTGCGGCCATGGCGCAGGGCGCCAAGGTGGTGCGCATCGGTTATCAGAAATACGGCACGCTGACGCTCCTTAAAGGGCGCGGCACACTCGAAAAACGGCTGGCGGCCAAGGGCGTGACGGTCAAGTGGACCGAATTTCCGGCCGGCCCGGTGCTGCTGGAAGGGCTCAATGTCGGCAGCATCGACTTCGGCACCGTGGGCGAGGCGCCGCCGATCTTTGCGCAGGCTGCCGGGGCCAATCTGGTCTACGTGGGCAACGAGCCGCCGTCCCCAAGCTCCGAAGCGATCGTCGTGCCCAAGGGATCGGCGATCCGCACGGTGGCCGATTTGAAGGGCAAGAAGATCGCCCTCAACAAAGGCTCGAACGTGCACTACCTGCTGGTGCGGGCACTGGAAAAGGCCGGCATCGATTACAAGGACGTGCAGACCGTGTTCCTGCCGCCGGCCGATGCGCGCGCCTCGTTCGAGCGCGGCGCCGTCGATGCGTGGGTGATCTGGGACCCGTTCCTGGCCGCGGCCGAAAAGCAGCTCGGCGCACGCGTGCTGGCCGATGGCAAGGGCCTGGTGTCGAACCACCAGTTCTATCTGGCGGCGCGTCCGTATGCCGAGGCGCAGCCGGAGATTATCCGCATCGTCATCGAGGAACTGGCCAAGGTCGATGAGTGGGGGCGCCGGAACATCAAGGAAGTCACCGCCATCCTGGCGGCGCAGACGGGGCTCGAAAGCAGCATCGTGGAACTGGCGGCGCAGCGCTATTCGTATGGCGTCAAGGCAGTGACGCCGGAAGTCATTGGCGAGCAGCAGAAGATCGCCGATGTCTTCGCCAGTCTCAAACTGATTCCGAAACCGATTGTCGTCAAGGACGCGCAGCTGGCGTTCAAGCTTTAAATTCAGGAGTATTTCCATGTCGTTGAATGTGTTCTGGTTTATCCCCACCCATAGCGATAGCCGCTATCTTGGTACCAGCAAGGGTGCGCGCAGTGTCGATGCCGACTATCTGCGCCAGGTCGCCGTTGCAGCCGATACCCTCGGCTACGACGGTGTCCTTCTGCCAACCGGGCGTTCCTGCGAGGACGCCTGGGTGGTGGCCTCGTCGCTCATGGCCGTCACGCAGAAGCTCAAGTTCCTGGTGGCGATCCGTCCCGGCCTGTCGACGCCAGGGCTGGCGGTGCGCATGGCGTCCACGTTCGACCGCCTGTCGAACGGGCGCCTTTTGATCAATGTGGTGACGGGAGGCGACCAGGGCGAGCTGGAAGCGGATGGCTTGTTTGCGGATCACAGCAAACGTTACGAAATTTCGGATGAATTCTTCCGCATCTGGCGCGCCACCATGGCGGGCGAGGGCGGCGCGGCGGGTTACGACTTCGAGGGCAAGCACTTGCAGGTCAAGGGCGCTAAGACCTTGTATCCGCCGGTGCAAAAACCGTATCCGCCGCTGTACTTCGGCGGCTCGTCCGAGCCGGCGCACGAACTGGCGGCCGAGCAGATGGACGTGTACCTGACCTGGGGCGAGCCGCCGGCCGCGGTGGCCGAGAAGCTGGCCGATATCCGCGCGCGCGCCGCCAAACACGGACGCACATTGCGCTTCGGGATTCGCCTGCACGTGATCGTGCGCGAAACGAATGAGGCGGCGTGGCGCGCGGCCGACGAATTAATCAGCCATTTGGATGACGAGATTATCGCCAAGGCGCAGGCGGCCTTCGCCAAGATGGATTCGGTGGGCCAGCGCCGCATGGCAGCCCTGCACGGCGGCCGGCGCGACCAGCTCGAAGTGTCGCCCAACCTGTGGGCCGGCGTGGGCCTGGTGCGCGGCGGCGCCGGCACCGCGCTGGTGGGCGACGCCGAAACGGTGGCCGCGCGCATGCAGGAATATGCGGACCTGGGCATCGAGACCTTCATCCTGTCCGGCTATCCGCACCTGGAAGAATCGTACCGCTTCGCCGAACTGGTGTTTCCGCTGCTGGGCAAGGGCAAGCAAGCCGGCGAGCAGTCGATCACCGGGCCGTTCGGCGAGATGATGGCCAGCGATATCTTGCCGAAGAAGGCGGCCTGACCATGGCCGGCGCTGGCGTGCCTCGGCCATCGGCACTGGCACCATGGGCGTTGCCGGTTGGCCTGATCCTGGCCTGGCAGATTGCGGCGCAGGCGGGCTGGCTGTCGAGCCGCATCCTGCCGGAGCCGTGGGCCGTGGCAAAGGCGTTCTGGACCCTGGCCGTGTCGGGCGAGCTGTGGCAGCACTTGCGCACCAGCCTGTGGCGCGCGGTGAACGGCTTTGCCATCGGCGCCGGGCTGGGTTTGCTGTTGGGGTTGCTGAACGGCAGCGTCAGGCGCGCGGAAACCTTGCTCGACACCACCTTGCAAATGATCCGCAACATTCCGGCGCTGGCCCTGATTCCGCTGGTGATCCTGTGGTTTGGCATCGACGAAACCGCAAAGGTGTTCCTGCTGGCGATCGGCGTGTTTTTTCCGGTATATCTGAATACGTTTCACGGCATCCGCTCGGCCGACCAGGGGCTGATCGAGATGGCGCGCAGTTATGGCTTGTCCGGCTGGCCGCTGTACCGCGATGTGATCCTGCCGGCGGCGCTGCCGTCGATCCTGGTGGGTGTGCGTTTTTCGCTGGGGCTGGTATGGGTGCTGCTGATCGTGGCCGAAACCATTTCCGCCCAGGCCGGCATCGGCTACATGACCATGAATGCGCGGGAGTTCCTGCAAACCGATGTCGTGCTGGTTGGCATTTTGCTGTATGCCCTGCTGGGCAAGGCCGCCGATCTGTTGTCGCGCGGGATGGAAAAGCACTTCTTGCGCTGGAATCCGGCGTACCGCTAATCAAGCTCGGGAAACAGCATGCAAATCAATCGTATCGAAGAACGTACCGTTGGGGCGGCCGCCGCGCTGGGGCAGCATGGGGTGGGCGTGTCGCTGCGCGGCGTGACGAAAAGCTATGCCGGACGTGAAGTGCTGGGTGGAGTCGACCTGGAACTGGCGCCCGGCGAGTTCGTGGCCGTGATCGGACGCAGTGGTTGCGGCAAGAGCACCTTGCTGCGCACCATCGCGCAACTCGAGTCCTTGGATGCCGGCCAGATCCGCATCGGCGACGGCTTGCGCGATCCGGAGGTGCGCATCATGTTCCAGGAAGCGCGCCTGTTGCCGTGGAAGAGCGTGCTGGAAAACGTGGCGCTGGGGTTGCCGGGTTCGCGCGAGCGCGCCGCGGCAGCGCTGGAAACGGTCGGCCTGGCGGGGCGGGCAGGCGACTGGCCGACCGAACTGTCCGGCGGGCAGCGCCAGCGCGTGGCCCTGGCGCGGGCGCTGGTGCACGAGCCGCAACTGTTGCTGCTCGACGAGCCGCTGGGCGCGCTCGATGCGCTGACCCGCATCGAGATGCAGCAACTGATCGAATCGCTA of the Massilia violaceinigra genome contains:
- the ssuD gene encoding FMNH2-dependent alkanesulfonate monooxygenase, giving the protein MSLNVFWFIPTHSDSRYLGTSKGARSVDADYLRQVAVAADTLGYDGVLLPTGRSCEDAWVVASSLMAVTQKLKFLVAIRPGLSTPGLAVRMASTFDRLSNGRLLINVVTGGDQGELEADGLFADHSKRYEISDEFFRIWRATMAGEGGAAGYDFEGKHLQVKGAKTLYPPVQKPYPPLYFGGSSEPAHELAAEQMDVYLTWGEPPAAVAEKLADIRARAAKHGRTLRFGIRLHVIVRETNEAAWRAADELISHLDDEIIAKAQAAFAKMDSVGQRRMAALHGGRRDQLEVSPNLWAGVGLVRGGAGTALVGDAETVAARMQEYADLGIETFILSGYPHLEESYRFAELVFPLLGKGKQAGEQSITGPFGEMMASDILPKKAA
- the ssuC gene encoding aliphatic sulfonate ABC transporter permease SsuC: MAGAGVPRPSALAPWALPVGLILAWQIAAQAGWLSSRILPEPWAVAKAFWTLAVSGELWQHLRTSLWRAVNGFAIGAGLGLLLGLLNGSVRRAETLLDTTLQMIRNIPALALIPLVILWFGIDETAKVFLLAIGVFFPVYLNTFHGIRSADQGLIEMARSYGLSGWPLYRDVILPAALPSILVGVRFSLGLVWVLLIVAETISAQAGIGYMTMNAREFLQTDVVLVGILLYALLGKAADLLSRGMEKHFLRWNPAYR
- a CDS encoding sulfonate ABC transporter substrate-binding protein; this translates as MTSHLDKRSARRRTLGMMFAAAVAGALPGAAMAQGAKVVRIGYQKYGTLTLLKGRGTLEKRLAAKGVTVKWTEFPAGPVLLEGLNVGSIDFGTVGEAPPIFAQAAGANLVYVGNEPPSPSSEAIVVPKGSAIRTVADLKGKKIALNKGSNVHYLLVRALEKAGIDYKDVQTVFLPPADARASFERGAVDAWVIWDPFLAAAEKQLGARVLADGKGLVSNHQFYLAARPYAEAQPEIIRIVIEELAKVDEWGRRNIKEVTAILAAQTGLESSIVELAAQRYSYGVKAVTPEVIGEQQKIADVFASLKLIPKPIVVKDAQLAFKL
- a CDS encoding ATP-binding cassette domain-containing protein — translated: MQINRIEERTVGAAAALGQHGVGVSLRGVTKSYAGREVLGGVDLELAPGEFVAVIGRSGCGKSTLLRTIAQLESLDAGQIRIGDGLRDPEVRIMFQEARLLPWKSVLENVALGLPGSRERAAAALETVGLAGRAGDWPTELSGGQRQRVALARALVHEPQLLLLDEPLGALDALTRIEMQQLIESLWLARGFTAVLVTHDVQEALALADRVLLVEDGRISQDLHVDLPRSGRRGSAPFAALEQSVLARVLHK